caaatttcagcgcagacaattcccaattactttatgttttgcaatgactataaataaaagtcaggggcaatctttatctcatgttggactgtatTTGCCAAGGTCTGTCTTTACTCACGGACAGCTATATGTTACACTTtctagagttaaatctagaaaaagggttgaagatgctcatcatagatgacgaaggagttgtatctaacactacacgcaacgtggtgtatcaagaagtcttcgataatatttgacatgtaagtgCTTTTTTATCttacaaataatttcaaattaaatttcattaataggaaaactgatatggtttttaattttatttttgacagCATAAAAAAATGCCAAGCAgcttattgatcatctaatttgaaggtTTATTGACACTTTTATAAGGTTTgtttaacattttcaaattatacagtttatatttgtattggttaATTATTATTACTCTTATATAAATTTTTGCCTTTGTAGGTTCTATAGTTCAAATTTActtgattgacaacaagatCGATTATGGagtttttatcattaatcatggactGCAACTTCTAATAAGCGTTCATGTCgttgtcattgttatgtttatcttatttcaatttcaatgtaatgcattCCTTAAAAACTTGGTTCTTAATACTATTCAAGTGTTGACAGTGTGAGGTTTATACAtcctcatcaaattaatatatttaatgttgTCCATTCATTCATCTACCTGTTTGTATCATATGTTCGGTTCCATATCTGTTTTACAtactaaaaaaaatctaaactaagttaaaacatatttctactgatttatctttcaaataaatttaatcgccgtgcaatgcacgggtaaagaacactagtatTGAATGATTCGAACAGGCGTCACACgcgcatttttaaaaaatgagaaattttcTATTTAAACCTCTCATTTCTCATTTCCTTCATTTTTCCCGAGAAGTCATTGTTCACCATGTCATCCTCTTTGTTACTCCTATCATCCGTGAATTGTCTCCGACTTTCTTCGCGACGTGCTCTCCACCcatatttcttattttcaaaACTCCAATGAGTGATTGTTGCCTTCCGTTCATCTATTTACGTACTTCCATTTCTGCAAAACCTACATGCACGAAAAGATCTTACACATAATCAGTttaaaaagtaacttttaagaAATGATTTCCgtgtaaaaaaattgattttcatAAATGTTTCCCCATGAAAGGGTTCATCATGATAGACCAAAGCGCCTCTGGCTCCATGAACCCTATGGTTAGAAATTAAATGACGCTTCTTCCTCTACCCCCGATTGACATTTTCTTGGTGAATAAAGAAATTTCAGTGTGTTACTTGAAATATACAACTACAACGGATATTATCAGTTTGATGAGAAGCCTTGCCTTTTCTCACGATGGTTATGATGATTAGATGATTATCGAAACATGTCAAATGGGCGAGTCTATTTGCCTTGGCTGATTTAATGACTTAGCTTCGCACCTTACATATATGTACGAGATATTTTTTAACGCTCTAAGTGTTAGGATTCCATTCAGAGTTTAAATGCTCTATTCTCCAACTTTTGAATGTTCTCCTTACTCAACTTCATCCTAATTTCTAAGCCTTTATTAGATGTTCCAACATGTTATGCAATGGTTTTAATATTTCTCccaccataatttttttttctatttgtttGAAATTCGATTGGGACCTTTGCTCAAAGTTGGGTAGGATTCCTTAAACAATTGTGCTAGTAAAGCGAGCTTCACCTTGTATCAACAATCCtatgaattttttaaatgaatttgtTTAAGGTAAATAGTGGTGAGAATTTCCAAGGGCACCAGTTACCATATAGTGATGATCTTCGCCAACTTTTCAAATTTAGCATCCATGTCATGGTCAACGCTAAATCAACATATTTTTAAGTAGTCACCATGTTAGACCATTGTGCACTCGGTGTGGGAGATTGAGATACCTGAGGTGGTGATTTCAAAGATGGAAGCCTTGGGGAAAATCTAGTGGTCTAGCACGCCATTAGACCTGGAGTGATCCCAGGGCTCGACTAATGCTATGAGAAAGACTCATAGTATCTGTATTTTTCTAAATGAAAGATAATAAGGTATTACAAAGCTCGGTTAGATGATAGTGGTAGATCAGTGACCCTTGAGAGAAACCAAAAGTTATTAAGGCATATGAAAAGCGTGGGGCCCAACATACATGAATTGTGATACATGTTTGTATCAATTATATTATCATTTTGCTCGTACATGTAAGAGGTGAGAGATAGAATAATTGACACTAGAAAAGGTGACCTTCTTAGCATCCATTATATTGAATTAATCCTTATTTCATCTTGAACATTCTGATTGTGCTCTTGCCATGTAGTTGAGTTAACATAATTTCTTTTAGAATGTCTTTACAGTCTTGTCCATGTATATGTTGTATGTACCTCACCCTTGTGGTGGTTATTTCAGTTATTGACATGTATACCGATGGCTTTGCCGCTTTCCGAGACCATCCTTGCTGATTTTGTATCACCTTTGGGATGAGACATTGGTCCCGCATCAGGACTTTTTACATATGGAGGTATGTCCGTGTTTTGGTATCGTCTGTCAAACTTAGTATCATCTGGTTATCTCAATCCACTTCCTAGATCATTCTCATCCTATCTTCCACCGCACGCTTTTAATCCTGACTATGTAGAGCCCTTTGCACCACCCCCACCATCCTCACCTCATATGCCTCCACTTGTACTACCACCAGCACCTGCCTCAACTCCCCACCATCTATAACATCCtcttgtacattttgcctacacATACTTCACAAATCACAAGTACCCGCTGGAAGTGGCCCTAGGTTCATCACCACTTCCAGAACGAGGGCTATGTTTACTAGGGAAGAGAATTTTGGTACTTTTAGGAATCCTATCATAGTGGATAGGACCCTTAGCGTTGCAGAGACTGATGGGAAGGATAAAAAGAGCAAAGAGAGAGACAACTGCTCAATCAGACCACTTATGTAGTACTTTGATTAGATTTCCTTTTCAGATGATGAATAGATCTAGTGTCTTCATCTGGTCTTCACTCTTTGTGTTTCTGCCATGTAGCCACGTGTTTGTAATCTTCTCTAGACTTTTATTATGtatatatttagttttttttagtgTAGGAAATACTCAAAACGTATTTTGTTTACATTATCTTTAAATATAACATTATGCTTGCgaattaaagtaaaaaaattgCAATTAAAGGAAGTAATAATGATATttccaaaattaaaataaaatatactttAAGAATATTCACCTTTTATGATCTCTTTTAAGAAAAATGTTCTAAGACTTTGCGAAAAATTAATGAAAGTTAACACCATAGCGGTGGGTTCACGGAGTAAATGAGTACATATTTATTTGGGTGTTTCAAGTCCAAATACTTCATGGTTTTTGGACTATATTACACGCCAACTCTCTAGTCCCAAAACCTTCAACATAGTTTTGGGCCTTGCATGCATCAAACCCAACAAATTGTATCTGAGCTCACTTGCCTAACAACCCAcgataaaaaaagttaaaaaaacaaaaaaatggaCTAAAGAACAATCTATCAAGAACAGTAACTAGAGATAGGTGAGGACTGATTCATAAATTTACTTTGTGGGGGGTAACATTACATGTGATTTTaacacataattttttttttaaaaaaaaggggGTCAAAATTTTTAAACTAAGGTAGACATTGTGAATGAAATTGATATCTACAATCCCAAAGAAGATTATCTAATACAATGCAAACAAAAATCTAGCTCATTGATTGTTCAGCTAACCGGCTAACTACTCTATTTCGTTCTCATGAAACATGATAACATTGAATCATGTTCCTCTCAAGtgtccccgagggttagctcaagtggtaagagccagggaacataagggttggggaagGGAAGGTCCGGGGTTCGAATCTTGAAAGGgaaatttgaagggattttctaacttactaacaactaaccactaacatttgcgtATAAAAATTAAAGTTCATCTCAAGTGAAAATTCTCTTATATATGTTCTCTCATTGTtacctatctctctcttcataaaTATCTAATAGGTCTCACCTATATCTTTTTAATTATTACATACATGTGAAGATTGACACAATTTCAAGATGAAAATTTTTTCACATGTGAAAATTTCAACGTGTGAAGTGACCGGAAGTTTGGAACTGCACTAATACTAATAAAAAATGATTAATGTGATGACATATAAGTGTGCGGGGCATATGATGTGGGGGCAATTATAATATTAGTACAAAATATATTGGTACCAATAAACTATTACTATCATATATTAGTAGAAGAATATATGAAAATGTCGTGGGGACAATTACCGCCCTCCTTTTTAACATAGATCCACCCCTGACTATGAGCATCTATGACTCAGATTCACACAAAAAGAGCACAAGCCAACGACGAAAGCCTTAGAGATTTCACTTGAGTACAAACCCAAGCAAAGCAAATTTAACTCGACTACTCCAATTAGACTTGAGGGGGTGATGAAATAACAATAAACTAGTCCCACACTATTCAGTTCAAGAGCTATTCAAAAGTTTATCAGTGTTGGTGTTGGGGGTCcaattgccttaaggtttttggATTGAAGCTCACACCAAACCCAACAAGTGGTAtacactatacaatatgagtggGTTCACCAAGTAATTAAATAAGTGTTTACTTATGTGTTCCAAGTCCAAATACCTTAAAATTTTTAGACTACATTACACATCATCGCAATTGTAAAACACTTCACACTTCATGGCCTTCACCATAGTTTTGGGCCCTACACGTATCAAATTCATTAAAAACAAtacaaaaaaatgataataGTTTTAGATTTATTTCATTGTAGAGTAGACGAAGTAGGAGATCCCCCTTCCACCCAAACTCTTAAAATTTGCAAACATGCGAGAAAATGTATAGTAAATATTACCCTTTATGGTtcatatatatagaaaatggacACACAAAAGAAATCCATGCCCGCAGCAATACTATATATCAATTCTGATGTGATGATAAATATTAGGGTTGCCCTGCCTACAGATCCCTATTCTTCGTTATCTCCTCCAATTAATCTCCATAGCGGTACTTGTGCATTAATAGTGTTTCGTGTCagtcttagtttttttttttcccatgTCTTCCCTGGATGCACGCATTGGATAACAATGTTTACAGTTTTCAAAGGTATCATAAAACAATACATTATCAGATTCTGAACTGAAGCTGCTTTGTTTGAATTGCTGACAGAGTATCACGTGTCAACTTAATTAATGTGGATCTTTTCTTGCTTAAGCCTTATATTATAAATTTGGcattatattaatttatagTGATGTGTCTGAACCACATTCTGCTACACGGTGGTACAATGTCAAATTTTAATTGTTTGTTTATTTCACAATGCTTGTAAATCAAGAAATGACTGCCCTATAGAGTTTTTAAGAGGAATCTTCACAGTGAATTGAAGAACAGGGGCCATGCACTTATTGCATTTATCTACACTAAtttttttcatctcattttcacttaatttttcttcatatatatGATATTACACACAACAAAAGAGTGCTTGATTAAGCCGATTCCCTCTATTTAATTGTagttcatatttttttaataatataccAAAAACAGAAATTAATAAGCCAGAAAGAGATAACAACATGTCTTGAGTGTCCTTTGCTTAACTTGTtcattattttttcttcttatcttaTTTTATGTTTGAGTGGAATTGAAGTGTGAATAAAGTATTATTCTCTTAGTTTTAATTTATTGTAACATTTTCTGTGCAATTTGACTCTAGCTATCTCCTTACATCTTTCTCATTTCTTAGGAGGGTGGATGCATGTGATTCCGTACAAACTGAGAGGACAGAAAATTTACTGATTAAATAAATTTGGAACATTGAATTTCAATAAACAAGTTAACCATTAAACTACAATAAAACAAGAGTTAGCATAACAGAACAGAGGTTGAAAGGCTAACTAAATTTGTATAGCCAGCATATTGAAACTTTTGGTAATTACATTTTAAAACCTTTATAGCAACAAACTTTTAGCATAGCGAGTAGCATATTTCTAACTAGAAATTCGTCTCTTTTCTTGGCAAGAGCACATGATATTTACTAGCAATAGGATTTCAACTGAGAATAAAGAAGGGGTATAAATTAAATTATCTCCTTTTCACATATAGTAACCATGCGAACTGCTAATCTACTTTCTATTTGGTAGTTCTCCTTTATATAGGACAATTTCTGATCCAAGGTTGGTCTAATATGGGCGAATCAATGTATCTGACAATTGGGCTGACCAAACTTATGTACtaaatgggccgggtaacccatggTCCAATCGGActaaaacccaagctataaataacagGCACCGCCCAAGCGGTAggggacctatcatttcacgcattttactTGTTTGTTTACTTTGTATTCGCTCTCTAGTTTTGATTAGCCCGTTCtgtggttccataccggaacattggcgcccaccgtggggccgaaggatactttcctaggcttcatTTTTCACTgcaatggtgactcgatccggggcgaacggatAGAGGAATAATGTCCAACcaaatgatgttcctcccgatgttcttcagcggatcatggatGATCTCAATGATCTccgtcaacacaatcaacagttacaaaatcaacttactgatctcaatcagactcaggggTTACGGGAGGGCGATCGACGAATGGCTGAGATGGTGGTGGATTTCCAACCTTTCACAGAGGAAATAGCAAACACCGCCGTCCCAGATAATTTGAAGACGCTAAAGCTTGATTCTTATTATGGCGATTCAGATCCAAAtgaccatttagtgtattttaacacaaaaatggttattgtaggtgcatcagacgcgttgaagtgcaaaatgttaccatcaactttcaagaagtcagcaatgatttggtttacaactttgccttcaaggtcaattgtcaatttcaAGGAGTTATCAACAAAGTTCTTGTCTCAattttctaccagtcgtgctCAAAAGGTgactccggcgacattattcaatgttcgtcagggaccaaatgagactttgcagtcttacatggggtgtttcaatcaattatctgttcaCTTGGAGGATAAGATGCCGGAAATatgcattgcagcttttgaattgggtttGAAGCCGAGAGGTTTAAACAACAATTTAAGTAGAAAACTTGTGGAGACAATGGCGCATTTACGTGAAAGGGTACAAGGACacatcagggaggagcagagCGACCAGATCAAAAATAACCGCCCAAATGCAGCGGTTACAGGGCAAAAATAGCAGTTTGAGGCGAAGAAGGGAGCAGTTACGGATCAATATTCAAAGGGATGGACTGAACGTGGAAATACAGGGTATAATAATCGCAACCGTTATGACAGTcgatttgataaccgttctaatttcaaaaatcgtgctcaaccgtatggagtgcgtgggccaggacattcgatgacgtggactcaGAATCAAAATGACCGTGCAGcacctttggcggttaatttaaccgaagctttgcacacgtgtttggaggcgaacGTTATCCGTTTTCCTCGGCAACCAAAGCCGTCAACAAGTTATGtggataagaagaagtggtgtgagtatcatAGGATTTCAGGACACAATACTGATGACTGTttcacattgaagaaagagataGATAAATTGGTGAAGGCTGGATGCATGAAACAACTTGAAGGGCGAAacaattcagatgaagcaggaacttcaacaaAGCGAACTGGAGATGGAAAGGAAGTTGAAAGTGATGGTCAAAACAGACAATCAGAGGGGAAAGCGAATGAGCGAATGAGCGAATTCATTCTATCTTTGGTGGATTCCGAGGTGGAGGAGTAACTAATTCAGCTCGAAAGAGGTATGTTCATTCAATCAATGCTGTTTATTCTAATGATTGgggggaagttgggcaaccaacCAGCCAGATATTActtttactgtgcgagattttgagggcgTTCAGCCTCAtgaagacgatccaattgtggtgatGCTGACGATCGCTGaatatgaaattgagagggtattgttggatcaagggagttcagCAGATTTAATTTATGGAGACGCTTTTGAAAAATTAGGGCTGACAGAATCTGATTTGCAACCTTATGATGgatctttggtgggtttttctggCGAAAAAGTGTTTGTCGGAGGTTACGTGGAGTTGAGTACTATTTTTGGAGAAGGAAAAAATGTGGagacatttgctattaagtttctAGTGGTAAAATGTACTTCACCATACAACGTGCTTATTGGGAGGCCTTCACTGAATAGATTGGGGCGATCATCTCTACCAGACATTTAACAGTCAAGTATCCGTTGAGCAAGGGAGGAGTTGAAGTCTTAAAGGTTGACCAAATCGTAGCCAGAAAATGTTACTCTGAAAGCTTCAAGCAGTATGGTCATATGGGAAATAAAGCTGTGAAAGAGGGACATCGGGTCCATGAGATTGAAATGAATCAGGGCGAAACAAGTTTGGATCCTCGTGATGGGTTTATAGAAAGCAAGATGATGTCAGAAGAGGAAACCAAAGTAGTGGCAATTGGTGAAAGAAATTTGAAAGTTGGCACGAGTTTAACAGCAAGTCAGCAAGACAGGTTGATTAAACTTTTGGCTGAAAACATGGATTTATTTGCATGGAGTGCGAAAGACCTTCCTGGAATTGATCCGGAATTTATTTGTCACAAGTTAGCCTTAAATCCAAGAGCAAAGCCAATTGTTCAGcttaaaagaaagatgggcgaagagAAAGCAGAAGCTGTAAAGGTAGAAACTAACAAGCTGTTGGAAGCTGGATTTATCAGGGAAGTAAAGTATCCAACGTGGTTGGCGAATGTCGTTATGGTGAAAaaggctaatggaaagtggAGAATGTGTACTGACTATACGGATTTGAACAAACATTGCCCGAAGGACTCTTATCCTTTGCCAAATATTGATAAACTTGTGGATAGGGCGTCTAGATTTGGAATGCTCAGCCTGATGGATGCATACTCTGGATACCATCAAATCAGAATGTATGGACCGGATGAGgagaaaacagctttcatgacgAATCAGGCGAACTAGTGTTATCAAACCATGTCATTTGGACTCAAAAATGCAGGAGCAACTTATCAAAGGTTGATGGACAAAGTTTTTGATAAACAGGTGGGGCGAAACAtggaaatttatgttgatgacatggtGGTGAAATCAAACGAGATGTTAACGCATTGTTCAGATTTGAGAGAGGCTTTTGGGGAGCTCAGAAAGCATAATATGAGACTTAATCCAGAGAAGTGCTCATTTGGGATTCAAAGTGGAAAGTTTCTGGGTTTTATGATTACAAGAAGGGGAATTGAAGCAAATCCTGATAAATGCAAGGCCATTATTGAAATCCAGAGTCCCACCTCAGTGAAAGATGTGCAAAAGTTGACGGGAAGAATTGCAGCTCTGGCGAGATTCTTGCCATGTTCTGGAAATAAATCAGCTCCATTCTTCCAGTGTTTGAGGAAAAACAAGGCGTTCCAATGGACAAAGGAGTGTGAAGCGGTGTTTCAAAGTTTGAAGGGGCACTTATCAAAACCACCAATTTTATCAAAGCCAGTGCCAGGTATTTCGCTGTCAATATTTATTTCAATATCTGATAACGCTGTTAGTTCGGTTTTATTGCAAGAACTTAAAGATGATCTGagaatcatatattttgtgagtcatgcacTCCAAGGGGCAGAATTGAGatatcaaaaaatagaaaaggctgCTTTGGCCCTGATTATATCCGCCAGGAagttaagaccttattttcaaggctttccaGTGGTAGTTAAAACTGACTTACCACTTCGCCAAGTGTTACAAAAGTCTGATTTAGCAGGAAGGATGGTTTCATGGGCTGTCGAATTTTCTGAGTTTGGAATCTCATTTGAGAAGAAAGGACAGGTTAAAGCACAAActttgattgattttgttaaCGAAATGTCTCCAGACGAGAAAGGTGAAGAGTCAGGTGAATGGAGTTTGTCAGTTGATGGTTCGTCCAATATTAAGGGTAGTGGAGCTGGAgtgattttagagggaccagGTGGCGTAACAATTGAACAGTCCTTAAAGTTCGATTTTAAAGCCAGTAATAATCAAGCAGAGTATGAGGCTATAATTGCAAGGTTGAGGTTAGCAATTGAAATGGGCGTACAAAGCATCAGGATCAAGACAGATTCATAAATAGTGTCCAAACAAATCCAAGGAGAGTATCAGGCGAAGGATGCACAGTTAGCCAAATACTTGGTGAAGGCTCAGAATTTGATGAAGCAGGTGCCGAGAGTGCAGATCAACCATGTTCCAAGGAAAGAGAACACGAGGGCTGATATCTTGTCAAAGTTAGCAAGTACCAAGAAACCAGGAAACAACAAGTCAGCGATTCAGGAAGTCTTAAACAGTCCCAGCATTGAAAATGAAGAAGTTATGGCAATTCCAATAGTGATAGATCAAGATTGGATGGGTCGAATCAAGTTGTGCTTAGAGGCTGAGGGGGCTGATTTGCTTTTATTTACTAAGGATCAGATTCGAGAAGCAAGTCACTACACCCTTTTGGGCGATCAATTGTATAGAAGGGGAGTCAGAGTTCCACTGTTGAGGTGTGTTTCCAAAGAAGAGGCTGGCAGAATCATGTTTGAAGTGCATGAGGGAGTGTGTGCAAGCCACGTAGGTGAAAGATCTTTAGCAGCAAAAGTCTTAAGAGCAGGGTTTTACTGGCCAACACTGAGGTCAGATTGTATGGAATATGCAAAGAAGTGTGAAAAGTGTCAGATGTATGCAGATTTGCATAGAGCACCGCCGGAGACGTTGagttcaatgagttcatcatggccatttgcaatgtggggtgGGGATATCTTGGGGCCTTTTACTCCAGCAGGTTCACAAGTTAAATTTGTCTTAGTGGCAGTGGATTATtttactaaatggattgaggcggaatcaatggcgaagataacagcagaaaaagttaaaaaaaattattggagGAAGATAATTTGCAGGTTTGGTGTGCTAGCTACAATCATTTCAGACAATGGGACACAGTTTACTAACAGAAGTGTGAAAGAtttttgtgcagaaatgggtattgagatgcgtttcgccTCGGTGGAACATCCACAATCAAATGGACAGGTAGAGTCCGCAAATAAAGTGATATTGAATGGAGTTAAAAAGCGTTTGGGCGAAGCAAAAGGGTTATGGGCAAATGAATTGATTACCgtcatttgggcgtacaatacaACTCCACAGTCTACAACTGGCGAAACACCTTTCAAGTTAACTTATGGGGTTGATGCTATGATTCCAGTGGAAGTTCAAGATGTAACGTTCAGGGTGGCAACGTATAATGAAGAACAGAACGATATGAATAGACTTGTTGATTTGAATTTGGCTTATGAAACTCAGGCAGAGGTTCGTTTGAGACAGGCAGTGGTAAAGCAAAGGTCAGAAAGGCGATACAATACAAGGGTGGTTCCAAGGCAGATGGAGGTAGGAGATTTGGTGTtgagaagaaagacaagaggaCTAGATGATTCAAAGTTGTCAccaaattgggaaggaccttataGAATTCGGAGAGAGTTGGGacaaggggcgtatcatttggaagAATTGTCTGGGCGAAGGGTACCGAGGGCTTGGAACGCACAACATCTTCgttactattacagttgaagtgcaaGACGTTCGTCCAACTCGCTTTATGTTTGTACAATGTGTTTCAGTTTGTGTATGTTGAAGACTATGTTAGTTGTTTCAGTTGTGTGTGCGACAGACTATGTTGGTTCTCCATGTTGTTTAGGatatgtttgttgtgtaagactaagTTTGATGTGCTCTTTTCTCTACCTGAaaaggagagtttttaacgGGGCATCACATATTAATGAataaacaggtatgcactcttttctctaccccaggtgggagagtttttaacgaggcataaccttttaaaAATGTTCAAGGGCGTAACATTTTTTTccccatagcggaaacttatcaactaaggtctatcaattgggcgatgtcag
This is a stretch of genomic DNA from Lotus japonicus ecotype B-129 chromosome 1, LjGifu_v1.2. It encodes these proteins:
- the LOC130727374 gene encoding uncharacterized protein LOC130727374, which gives rise to MKQVPRVQINHVPRKENTRADILSKLASTKKPGNNKSAIQEVLNSPSIENEEVMAIPIVIDQDWMGRIKLCLEAEGADLLLFTKDQIREASHYTLLGDQLYRRGVRVPLLRCVSKEEAGRIMFEVHEGVCASHVGERSLAAKVLRAGFYWPTLRSDCMEYAKKCEKCQMYADLHRAPPETLSSMSSSWPFAMWGGDILGPFTPADNGTQFTNRSVKDFCAEMGIEMRFASVEHPQSNGQVESANKVILNGVKKRLGEAKGLWANELITVIWAYNTTPQSTTGETPFKLTYGVDAMIPVEVQDVTFRVATYNEEQNDMNRLVDLNLAYETQAEVRLRQAVVKQRSERRYNTRVVPRQMEVGDLVLRRKTRGLDDSKLSPNWEGPYRIRRELGQGAYHLEELSGRRVPRAWNAQHLRYYYS